ttttccagctACGTCACACATTTGATGGGTCGATTGCGCCATTCCCAAGTCCGTGGCATTTCCATCAAATTGCAAGAAGAAGAGCGTGAACGCAGAGATAATTACGTTCCAGCTGTGTCGGCTCTTGAACAAGACATTATTGAGGTTGATCCACATACAAAGGATATGTTGAAGATGCTCGATTTCAACAGCATTAATGGAATTCAACTTACGCAATTAACCACACCAAATTACCGACGTAATTGATGTTCTACCACAAAATGATGTCACCTTATTGGgaatctttaaaataaaacatttcgttttaaAGTAACGTCCGAATTGAGTTATTAATGAAGAATGCGATGAAGAAACGGACATAGGAATCATAATCGAAAGACTACTGCAATCTTTGAGGAAGTCAATTCATTAGCGCGTTAAGCTCGGAGAAGTTAGGTCAACCTGAATCCCACAAACCAGAAGTAACAAGAAGAAATATTAGTGAACGTATAAGGTAAGGTCCTAAATATTTACGAGTAGATAAGTTCCTGGTTTTATATCTGAGATGCTGTTGCTCTATAACGCAACTTTTAATGATATTCCCTGCGAATTTCTCAATA
This portion of the Bradysia coprophila strain Holo2 unplaced genomic scaffold, BU_Bcop_v1 contig_54, whole genome shotgun sequence genome encodes:
- the LOC119083062 gene encoding 40S ribosomal protein S17; amino-acid sequence: MGRVRTKTIKKAAKVIIEKYYTRLTMDFHTNKRICEEVAIIPTKSLRNKIAGYVTHLMGRLRHSQVRGISIKLQEEERERRDNYVPAVSALEQDIIEVDPHTKDMLKMLDFNSINGIQLTQLTTPNYRRN